In Hevea brasiliensis isolate MT/VB/25A 57/8 chromosome 13, ASM3005281v1, whole genome shotgun sequence, a single genomic region encodes these proteins:
- the LOC110655598 gene encoding uncharacterized protein LOC110655598 isoform X2 → MLKTQTANTANVNSNLLAFRPRQVVLRKPPSSMKQDDNKRKTLLIHSIAQYLAQSGFPKTLKKFRSETKLQEDELKDSSFDLEEIFFKFLDNCIGDGEKKRIDKSAGDKHTNSKNAEETMTPDTLPVKSKEKKRNKKISCSLGEEEQVSTKNLKESTDDNVHESSVKKCKDKKKKCTSDSASLIDNSPLESLPWVVEEKSKDLVFPDGKKLPQSETENKSKDKKRKRNKLSSDPVIDEGKPNKIDSEKSDFQTPKEDATSKEKKVSKKRKRVASEEDAVQFTGEKLVEESKNREAEESKRRKKEGFEEPKIKEQSVELHSVTTTEEKVQKEESRQAGLGDSKQINGQSNGSLEENGEEFSSQKTMKKQQNGSAEPKTVKHFQRIKVDEVVLSAEKLKDNSYWAKDGAEDGYGAKAQEILGPVRGRDFRHEKTKKKRGTYRGGQIDLQSHSVKFNYSDDE, encoded by the exons ATGCTCAAAACCCAAACTGCAAATACAGCAAACGTAAACTCTAATCTTCTAGCATTTAGGCCTCGCCAAGTGGTGCTTCGTAAGCCTCCTTCAAGCATGAAGCAAGACGACAATAAGCGGAAGACGCTTCTCATTCACTCCATAGCTCAGTATCTTGCACAGAGTGGCTTCCCCAAAACTCTTAAGAAGTTCCGATCAGAAACCAAACTCCAG GAAGATGAGTTGAAGGATTCCTCATTTGACTTGGAGGAGATATTCTTCAAGTTTTTGGACAATtg CATCGGCGATGGGGAGAAAAAGAGGATTGATAAGAGTGCTGGTGATAAACATACCAATTCTAAGAATGCTGAAGAGACGATGACACCTGATACATTGCCTGTAAAATCTaaggagaaaaagagaaataaaaaaatatcttgCTCTCTTGGTGAAGAAGAACAAGTCAGCACAAAAAATTTGAAGGAGTCCACTGATGATAATGTGCATGAATCTTCTGTAAAAAAATGCAAGGACAAAAAGAAGAAATGCACCTCTGATTCAGCATCTCTTATTGATAATAGTCCATTAGAATCATTGCCTTGGGTGGTTGAAGAAAAATCTAAGGATCTAGTGTTTCCAGATGGTAAGAAACTACCTCAGTCTGAGACAGAAAATAAATCAAAGGataagaagagaaagagaaacaaacTGTCTTCTGATCCTGTAATTGATGAAGGAAAACCAAATAAAATTGATTCTGAAAAAAGTGATTTTCAGACTCCAAAGGAGGATGCGACTTCCAAAGAGAAAAAAGTTtccaagaagagaaaaagagtggCTTCTGAAGAAGATGCTGTTCAATTTACTGGTGAAAAACTAGTTGAAGAATCCAAAAATAGAGAGGCAGAAGAATCCAAACGTAGAAAGAAAGAAGGTTTTGAAGAACCCAAGATAAAAGAACAATCTGTGGAGTTACATTCAGTCACAACAACAGAAGAAAAAGTTCAGAAAGAAGAAAGCAGACAAGCTGGTTTGGGTGATTCTAAACAGATTAATGGGCAGTCAAATGGGAGCCTTGAAGAAAACGGAGAGGAATTTTCCAGTCAGAAGACCATGAAAAAGCAACAGAATGGTTCTGCTGAG CCGAAGACAGTCAAGCATTTTCAAAGAATAAAAGTTGATGAGGTGGTTTTGTCTGCTGAGAAGCTCAAGGATAATTCTTATTGGGCAAAG GATGGAGCTGAGGATGGTTATGGTGCAAAAGCACAGGAAATTCTTGGGCCAGTTAGAGGAAG GGATTTTAGGCATGAAAAAACAAAGAAGAAGCGTGGGACATACAGAGGAGGGCAGATTGATTTGCAATCCCATTCGGTCAAGTTCAATTATTCTGATGATGAATGA
- the LOC110655598 gene encoding uncharacterized protein LOC110655598 isoform X1 — protein MLKTQTANTANVNSNLLAFRPRQVVLRKPPSSMKQDDNKRKTLLIHSIAQYLAQSGFPKTLKKFRSETKLQEDELKDSSFDLEEIFFKFLDNCSIGDGEKKRIDKSAGDKHTNSKNAEETMTPDTLPVKSKEKKRNKKISCSLGEEEQVSTKNLKESTDDNVHESSVKKCKDKKKKCTSDSASLIDNSPLESLPWVVEEKSKDLVFPDGKKLPQSETENKSKDKKRKRNKLSSDPVIDEGKPNKIDSEKSDFQTPKEDATSKEKKVSKKRKRVASEEDAVQFTGEKLVEESKNREAEESKRRKKEGFEEPKIKEQSVELHSVTTTEEKVQKEESRQAGLGDSKQINGQSNGSLEENGEEFSSQKTMKKQQNGSAEPKTVKHFQRIKVDEVVLSAEKLKDNSYWAKDGAEDGYGAKAQEILGPVRGRDFRHEKTKKKRGTYRGGQIDLQSHSVKFNYSDDE, from the exons ATGCTCAAAACCCAAACTGCAAATACAGCAAACGTAAACTCTAATCTTCTAGCATTTAGGCCTCGCCAAGTGGTGCTTCGTAAGCCTCCTTCAAGCATGAAGCAAGACGACAATAAGCGGAAGACGCTTCTCATTCACTCCATAGCTCAGTATCTTGCACAGAGTGGCTTCCCCAAAACTCTTAAGAAGTTCCGATCAGAAACCAAACTCCAG GAAGATGAGTTGAAGGATTCCTCATTTGACTTGGAGGAGATATTCTTCAAGTTTTTGGACAATtg CAGCATCGGCGATGGGGAGAAAAAGAGGATTGATAAGAGTGCTGGTGATAAACATACCAATTCTAAGAATGCTGAAGAGACGATGACACCTGATACATTGCCTGTAAAATCTaaggagaaaaagagaaataaaaaaatatcttgCTCTCTTGGTGAAGAAGAACAAGTCAGCACAAAAAATTTGAAGGAGTCCACTGATGATAATGTGCATGAATCTTCTGTAAAAAAATGCAAGGACAAAAAGAAGAAATGCACCTCTGATTCAGCATCTCTTATTGATAATAGTCCATTAGAATCATTGCCTTGGGTGGTTGAAGAAAAATCTAAGGATCTAGTGTTTCCAGATGGTAAGAAACTACCTCAGTCTGAGACAGAAAATAAATCAAAGGataagaagagaaagagaaacaaacTGTCTTCTGATCCTGTAATTGATGAAGGAAAACCAAATAAAATTGATTCTGAAAAAAGTGATTTTCAGACTCCAAAGGAGGATGCGACTTCCAAAGAGAAAAAAGTTtccaagaagagaaaaagagtggCTTCTGAAGAAGATGCTGTTCAATTTACTGGTGAAAAACTAGTTGAAGAATCCAAAAATAGAGAGGCAGAAGAATCCAAACGTAGAAAGAAAGAAGGTTTTGAAGAACCCAAGATAAAAGAACAATCTGTGGAGTTACATTCAGTCACAACAACAGAAGAAAAAGTTCAGAAAGAAGAAAGCAGACAAGCTGGTTTGGGTGATTCTAAACAGATTAATGGGCAGTCAAATGGGAGCCTTGAAGAAAACGGAGAGGAATTTTCCAGTCAGAAGACCATGAAAAAGCAACAGAATGGTTCTGCTGAG CCGAAGACAGTCAAGCATTTTCAAAGAATAAAAGTTGATGAGGTGGTTTTGTCTGCTGAGAAGCTCAAGGATAATTCTTATTGGGCAAAG GATGGAGCTGAGGATGGTTATGGTGCAAAAGCACAGGAAATTCTTGGGCCAGTTAGAGGAAG GGATTTTAGGCATGAAAAAACAAAGAAGAAGCGTGGGACATACAGAGGAGGGCAGATTGATTTGCAATCCCATTCGGTCAAGTTCAATTATTCTGATGATGAATGA